From Myxococcus virescens:
GGGCAGAGGTGAAGGTGGTGCGCAACGACGGCCTGGATGCCGAAGGTGTGGCGGCCTCGGGCGCGTCCCACCTGGTGATTTCGCCGGGGCCCTGCACTCCGCACGAGGCGGGCGTCAGCGTGGCGGCCATTGCCCAGTCACGCGTGCCGGTGCTGGGCGTGTGCCTGGGGCACCAGTCCATTGGCGCGGCCTTCGGCGGCAAGGTGGTGCGCGCGCCAGAGCCGGTGCACGGCAAGGCGGCGCACATCCGGCATGGCGGCACGGGGCTCTTCGCCGGGCTCAGCGAGGGCTTCGCGGCGGCGCGCTACCACTCGCTCATCGTGGAGGCGCCGTCACTGCCCGCCGAGCTGGAAGCCACCGCCTGGAGCCAGGATGGCCTCATCATGGCGCTGCGCCATCGCGAGCGGCCCGTGGTGGGCGTGCAGTTCCATCCGGAGAGCGTGCTCACGCCCGAGGGCCCCGCGCTGGTGCGCAACTTCCTGGAGGGACGGCTGTAGCTACGCGCGCAGGTGCGTGGTGTCGTTCCACGACACGATGGCCGGGCGGCGCCTGTCGCCGTCATGGCCGAGCACGCTGATGGACGCGGTGCTCAGCAGGAAGAGGCGGCCTTCCCACGGAGGCAGGCCCAGCCACCTCGCCGCGAGCACGCGAAGCAGGTGCCCGTGGGCGAAGATGAGCACGTCCCCGTCCGTCCGGAGTGCGTCGGAGATGACGCCGTCCACGCGAGTGGCCACCTGCGC
This genomic window contains:
- a CDS encoding anthranilate synthase component II → MILVIDNYDSFTFNLVQLLYTLGAEVKVVRNDGLDAEGVAASGASHLVISPGPCTPHEAGVSVAAIAQSRVPVLGVCLGHQSIGAAFGGKVVRAPEPVHGKAAHIRHGGTGLFAGLSEGFAAARYHSLIVEAPSLPAELEATAWSQDGLIMALRHRERPVVGVQFHPESVLTPEGPALVRNFLEGRL